In Streptomyces qaidamensis, one DNA window encodes the following:
- a CDS encoding DNA-3-methyladenine glycosylase 2 family protein: MDQGTDEDTRYEAVRGRDARFDGVFFFAVETTGIYCRPSCPAVTPKRSNVRFFATAAAAQGSGFRACRRCRPDAVPGSAEWNVRADVVGRAVRLIADGVVDREGVAGLAGRLGYSARQVQRQLTAELGAGPVALARAQRAHTARVLVQTTDLPITEIAFASGFASVRQFNDTIRAVYASTPSELRTAAPKAGRGRRAATPDAGIPLRLAHRGPYQAGPVFDLLEREAVPGIEDVSGPPGTRTYRRTLRLPYGTGIVAVDERPGTARTGSGAHPGGWLDARLHLTDPRDLTTAVQRLRRLFDLDADPYAVDERLAADPRLAPLVAARPGLRSPGTADPQELAVRALTGRTEAERLVHRYGKALDAPCGSLTHLFPEPAVLAGAEPGGTLGALTAALADHAVRLDPGADRDDARDALRAVPGLDARTVAEIRTRALGDPDVAPPGHDVPDHWRPWRSYAVNHLRTAGEWEFR; this comes from the coding sequence ATGGACCAGGGAACGGACGAAGACACCAGGTACGAGGCCGTACGCGGCCGCGACGCCCGTTTCGACGGCGTGTTCTTCTTCGCCGTCGAAACGACCGGCATCTACTGCCGGCCGAGCTGCCCCGCGGTCACCCCGAAGCGATCCAACGTACGGTTCTTCGCCACGGCCGCCGCCGCGCAGGGCTCGGGTTTCCGGGCCTGCCGGCGGTGCCGCCCGGACGCCGTGCCCGGCTCCGCCGAGTGGAACGTCCGCGCGGACGTGGTGGGCCGGGCCGTACGGCTGATCGCCGACGGCGTGGTCGACCGGGAAGGCGTCGCCGGGCTCGCCGGACGCCTCGGCTACAGCGCACGGCAGGTGCAGCGGCAGCTCACCGCCGAACTCGGCGCCGGGCCCGTCGCCCTCGCCCGGGCCCAGCGGGCCCACACCGCACGCGTCCTGGTGCAGACCACCGACCTGCCGATCACCGAGATCGCGTTCGCCTCGGGCTTCGCCAGCGTGCGGCAGTTCAACGACACGATCCGGGCGGTGTACGCGTCGACCCCGAGCGAGCTGCGCACTGCCGCGCCTAAGGCCGGCCGGGGCCGCCGCGCGGCCACCCCCGACGCCGGCATCCCGCTCCGGCTCGCCCACCGCGGCCCCTACCAGGCCGGACCCGTCTTCGACCTGCTGGAACGCGAGGCCGTACCCGGCATCGAAGACGTGAGCGGCCCGCCCGGCACCCGCACCTACCGGCGCACCCTCCGCCTCCCGTACGGCACCGGCATCGTCGCCGTCGACGAACGTCCGGGCACCGCCCGGACCGGGTCCGGCGCCCACCCGGGCGGCTGGCTCGACGCCCGGCTGCACCTCACCGACCCGCGCGACCTCACCACGGCCGTCCAGCGGCTGCGGCGGCTGTTCGACCTCGACGCCGACCCCTACGCCGTCGACGAGCGCCTCGCCGCCGACCCGCGGCTCGCCCCCCTGGTCGCCGCCCGGCCCGGGCTGCGCTCACCGGGCACCGCCGACCCGCAGGAACTCGCGGTGCGCGCGCTGACCGGCCGCACGGAGGCGGAACGGCTCGTACACCGCTACGGCAAGGCCCTCGACGCCCCCTGCGGCAGCCTCACCCACCTCTTCCCCGAGCCGGCCGTCCTCGCCGGGGCCGAACCCGGCGGCACCCTCGGCGCGCTCACCGCCGCCCTCGCCGACCACGCCGTACGGCTCGACCCGGGCGCCGACCGGGACGACGCGCGGGACGCCCTGCGTGCCGTGCCCGGCCTGGACGCCCGTACGGTGGCCGAGATCCGCACCCGCGCCCTCGGCGACCCGGACGTGGCGCCGCCCGGCCATGACGTCCCCGACCACTGGCGCCCCTGGCGCTCGTACGCCGTGAACCACCTGCGCACAGCAGGGGAGTGGGAGTTTCGATGA
- a CDS encoding methylated-DNA--[protein]-cysteine S-methyltransferase yields MTDPTYWTSVTGPLGPLLLTAAPTGELTSLSVPGQKGGREVRDGWRRDPGPFREAEEQLAAYFAGELKEFRLAWRAEGTAFREKVWAALDDIPYGSTTTYGEIAARIGAPRAAVRAVGGAIGANPLLVVRPCHRVIGADGALTGYAGGLDRKVRLLTHEGVLTA; encoded by the coding sequence ATGACCGACCCGACCTACTGGACGAGCGTGACCGGCCCCCTCGGGCCGCTGCTCCTCACCGCCGCCCCGACCGGCGAGCTGACCTCCCTGTCCGTGCCCGGCCAGAAGGGCGGACGCGAGGTGCGGGACGGCTGGCGGCGCGACCCCGGCCCCTTCCGGGAGGCCGAGGAGCAGCTCGCCGCCTACTTCGCCGGGGAACTGAAGGAGTTCCGCCTGGCCTGGCGGGCCGAGGGCACCGCCTTCCGCGAGAAGGTCTGGGCCGCGCTGGACGACATCCCCTACGGCTCGACCACGACCTACGGCGAGATCGCCGCGCGCATCGGGGCGCCCCGGGCGGCCGTGCGGGCCGTCGGCGGTGCGATCGGCGCGAATCCGCTGCTGGTGGTCCGCCCGTGCCATCGTGTGATCGGGGCGGACGGCGCGCTGACCGGCTACGCGGGGGGTCTGGACCGCAAGGTGCGGCTGCTGACGCACGAGGGTGTGCTGACCGCGTAG
- a CDS encoding DUF456 domain-containing protein, producing the protein MGVWDLLLVGLVILLGLCGVLLPAMPGSLLVWAAVLWWALKDPRPVTWWVLVGATVLLLVSQAVRWSLPPRRLRMNATTRRMLACAGAGSLLGFVLVPVLGAIPGFLAGVYLFERVRLGRHADAVAALRTVMRAGGSGILAELFTCLLIAAAWVGAVFWG; encoded by the coding sequence ATGGGAGTGTGGGACCTCCTGCTGGTCGGGCTGGTCATCCTGCTCGGGCTGTGCGGAGTGCTGCTGCCCGCCATGCCGGGATCGTTGCTGGTGTGGGCCGCGGTCCTGTGGTGGGCGCTGAAGGATCCGCGGCCCGTCACCTGGTGGGTGCTGGTCGGGGCCACGGTGCTGCTGCTCGTCTCCCAGGCCGTCCGCTGGTCGTTGCCGCCCCGGCGGCTGCGGATGAACGCCACCACCCGCCGCATGCTGGCCTGCGCCGGAGCCGGTTCCCTGCTCGGGTTCGTCCTGGTCCCCGTACTGGGCGCGATCCCGGGATTCCTGGCCGGTGTCTACCTCTTCGAACGGGTCCGGCTCGGCCGCCACGCGGACGCGGTCGCCGCCCTGCGCACGGTCATGCGCGCGGGCGGCTCCGGCATCCTGGCCGAACTGTTCACCTGCCTGCTGATCGCGGCGGCCTGGGTGGGCGCGGTCTTCTGGGGCTGA
- a CDS encoding protein phosphatase 2C domain-containing protein, protein MSQQGGRPTGHEDDWWRELYDDSTDDTGPTPARDSLDDRFASASGAVGDGAEERTRPPDRPAGRPFGAEPTVPAPRTGADDVRDTPRPSGRTPHRAPWEPPPARPPGPTSFPTAANPPGHTGQPPGRALMEGRPGDAVPPTGPRRPPATSPPAADPGGPSGAGAGDGPSSSSGPGSPSDARPGAADSGGPARAGAGGGPSSSSGPGSPSDARPGAADSGGPARAGAGGGPSSSAVPPAPSGARPPAAGPGRPSGGWPGDVPPPSAGPRTPPESPGQPPAPGTRPAPVPPPPAAPPAWPAAAADPPGNLTPAAPATEPGGAASPAAGFGEAPYPAPAPADRPPVPPRPAVPPAPSPPTDQRPPVPPGPGIEPSNPADRTPEPPDPPATDRIERPAPAPRSRGHVGTRPPTYDAEPTALPAADPDDLDDLVADTVLDGARYGSCTLRAVSVRGDSARYRGEPRRDALLTARFGTGEHALLLVAMATGARATPGAHRAAAEACHWIGRAVGRSHARLVEDIRDGRRGDLKSGLHRLTDRSLGKLRASASEQGVDPGEYAASLRCLLLSADPGCRTRVFFGVGPGGLFRLREGEWQDIEPQAAEAKGEPVLGFGSPPPETPEGDRLTMDLGIPTPPSPYEPAPEPPREPFRFRTSVARPGDTLLMCSAGLADPLRGEPELGEYLAERWSRPEPPGLAAFLADSQVRVKGYADDRTAAAVWEA, encoded by the coding sequence ATGAGTCAGCAGGGGGGAAGGCCCACCGGTCACGAGGACGACTGGTGGAGGGAGTTGTACGACGACTCCACCGACGACACGGGCCCCACACCGGCACGCGATTCCCTCGACGACCGGTTCGCGTCGGCGTCGGGAGCCGTGGGAGACGGGGCGGAGGAGCGAACCCGGCCCCCGGACCGGCCGGCGGGACGGCCCTTCGGCGCGGAGCCGACGGTTCCGGCGCCCCGGACCGGGGCCGACGACGTACGGGACACGCCGCGCCCGAGCGGTCGGACCCCGCACCGCGCCCCCTGGGAGCCGCCGCCGGCCCGGCCCCCCGGCCCCACGAGTTTCCCGACCGCGGCGAATCCGCCGGGGCACACCGGGCAGCCACCCGGCCGCGCCCTCATGGAAGGACGCCCGGGCGACGCAGTCCCGCCGACCGGTCCCCGCAGGCCTCCGGCCACGAGCCCGCCCGCGGCCGACCCCGGCGGGCCTTCGGGCGCGGGTGCGGGTGACGGGCCCTCGTCCTCATCCGGCCCGGGTTCGCCCTCGGATGCGCGCCCGGGCGCGGCCGATTCCGGTGGGCCTGCGCGTGCGGGGGCAGGTGGTGGGCCCTCGTCCTCATCCGGCCCGGGTTCGCCTTCGGATGCGCGCCCGGGCGCTGCCGATTCCGGTGGGCCTGCGCGTGCGGGGGCAGGTGGTGGGCCCTCGTCCTCAGCCGTCCCTCCTGCGCCCTCGGGCGCGCGCCCTCCCGCGGCCGGCCCCGGCAGGCCCTCGGGTGGGTGGCCGGGTGACGTGCCCCCGCCCTCAGCCGGCCCGCGTACGCCTCCGGAGAGCCCCGGGCAGCCCCCCGCCCCCGGCACTCGGCCGGCTCCGGTTCCTCCGCCCCCCGCGGCCCCTCCGGCCTGGCCGGCCGCGGCTGCGGACCCACCCGGCAACCTCACGCCCGCGGCCCCTGCCACCGAGCCCGGCGGAGCCGCGTCGCCCGCCGCCGGCTTCGGGGAGGCCCCGTACCCGGCCCCGGCCCCGGCCGACCGGCCACCCGTGCCGCCGCGCCCCGCCGTACCGCCCGCACCGTCGCCCCCGACCGACCAGCGGCCGCCCGTGCCTCCCGGCCCCGGTATCGAGCCGTCGAACCCGGCTGATCGGACGCCCGAGCCGCCGGACCCACCCGCCACCGACCGGATCGAGCGCCCCGCACCCGCCCCCCGGTCCCGTGGCCACGTCGGCACCCGGCCCCCCACCTACGACGCCGAACCCACCGCCCTCCCGGCCGCCGATCCGGACGATCTCGACGATCTCGTGGCGGACACCGTGCTGGACGGGGCCCGGTACGGGTCATGCACGCTGCGGGCCGTTTCCGTGCGGGGGGACTCCGCGCGGTACCGGGGCGAGCCCCGCCGGGACGCGCTGCTCACCGCCCGGTTCGGCACGGGGGAGCACGCGCTGCTGCTGGTGGCGATGGCGACCGGGGCCCGGGCCACGCCGGGCGCGCACCGGGCCGCCGCCGAGGCCTGTCACTGGATCGGGCGGGCCGTCGGCCGCAGCCACGCACGGCTCGTCGAGGACATAAGGGACGGCCGCCGCGGTGACCTGAAGTCCGGGCTGCACCGCCTCACCGACCGCAGCCTCGGCAAGCTCCGGGCCAGCGCCTCCGAGCAGGGCGTCGACCCCGGCGAGTACGCGGCCAGCCTGCGCTGCCTGCTGCTGTCGGCCGACCCCGGGTGCCGTACGCGGGTGTTCTTCGGTGTCGGGCCGGGCGGGCTGTTCCGGTTGCGGGAGGGCGAGTGGCAGGACATCGAGCCGCAGGCCGCCGAGGCCAAGGGCGAACCGGTCCTGGGCTTCGGCTCACCGCCCCCGGAGACGCCCGAGGGCGACCGGCTCACCATGGACCTGGGCATCCCGACCCCGCCCAGTCCGTACGAACCGGCCCCGGAGCCGCCTCGCGAGCCCTTCCGCTTCCGGACCTCCGTCGCCCGCCCGGGTGACACGCTCCTGATGTGCAGCGCCGGCCTCGCCGACCCCCTGCGCGGCGAGCCCGAACTGGGCGAGTACCTCGCCGAGCGCTGGTCCCGCCCCGAGCCGCCCGGCCTCGCGGCCTTCCTCGCCGACTCCCAAGTCCGGGTCAAGGGTTATGCGGACGACCGTACGGCCGCCGCCGTGTGGGAGGCGTGA
- a CDS encoding pyruvate dehydrogenase: MAKQNVAEQFVDILTRAGVKRLYGVVGDSLNPVVDAVRRNSAIDWIHVRHEETAAFAASAEAQITGGLAACAGSCGPGNLHLINGLYDAHRSMAPVLALASHIPSSEIGLGFFQETHPDRLFAECSHYSEMISSPQQMPRLLQTAIQNAVGRSGVSVVTLPGDIADLPAPEQAAETALVTSRPTVRPGDAEIDRLVEMIDEAGKVTLFCGSGTAGAHAEVMEFAGKVKSPVGHALRGKEWIQYDNPYDVGMSGLLGYGAAYEATHECDLLILLGTDFPYNAFLPDDVKIVQVDIRPEHLGRRSKLDLAVWGDVRETLRCLIPRVKEKKNRRFLDRMLKKHADALEGVVKAYTRKVEKHTPIHPEYVASVLDEVASDDAVFTVDTGMCNVWAARYISPNGRRRVIGSFSHGSMANALPMAIGAQFTDRKRQVVSMSGDGGFSMLMGDFLTLVQYDLPVKVVLFNNSSLGMVELEMLVAGLPSYGTANRNPDFAAVARACGAYGVRVEKPKDLPGALKDAFKHKGPALVDVVTDPNALSIPPKIKAEMVTGFALSASKMVLDGGVGRMLQMARSNLRNVPRF, translated from the coding sequence ATGGCCAAACAGAACGTCGCGGAACAGTTCGTCGACATCCTCACCCGTGCCGGAGTCAAACGCCTCTACGGAGTCGTCGGCGACAGCCTCAACCCGGTCGTCGACGCCGTCCGACGCAACTCCGCCATCGACTGGATCCACGTCCGGCACGAGGAGACCGCCGCCTTCGCCGCCAGTGCCGAGGCGCAGATCACCGGCGGGCTCGCCGCCTGCGCCGGTTCCTGCGGCCCCGGAAACCTCCACCTCATCAACGGCCTCTACGACGCCCACCGCTCCATGGCCCCGGTCCTCGCCCTCGCCTCGCACATCCCGTCCAGCGAGATCGGCCTCGGCTTCTTCCAGGAGACCCACCCCGACCGGCTGTTCGCCGAGTGCAGCCACTACAGCGAGATGATCTCCAGCCCGCAGCAGATGCCCCGGCTGCTGCAGACCGCCATCCAGAACGCCGTCGGCCGCAGCGGCGTCAGTGTCGTCACCCTGCCCGGCGACATCGCCGACCTGCCCGCCCCGGAGCAGGCCGCCGAGACCGCCCTCGTCACCTCCCGCCCGACGGTCCGCCCCGGCGACGCCGAGATCGACCGGCTCGTCGAGATGATCGACGAGGCCGGCAAGGTCACCCTCTTCTGCGGCAGCGGCACGGCCGGCGCGCACGCCGAGGTCATGGAGTTCGCCGGGAAGGTCAAGTCCCCGGTCGGGCACGCCCTGCGCGGCAAGGAGTGGATCCAGTACGACAACCCGTACGACGTCGGCATGAGCGGGCTGCTCGGGTACGGCGCCGCCTACGAGGCGACGCACGAGTGCGACCTGCTGATCCTGCTCGGCACCGACTTCCCCTACAACGCCTTCCTCCCCGACGACGTCAAGATCGTCCAGGTCGACATCCGGCCCGAACACCTCGGCCGCCGCTCGAAGCTGGACCTCGCGGTGTGGGGCGACGTGCGGGAGACGCTGCGCTGTCTGATCCCGCGGGTGAAGGAGAAGAAGAACCGCCGCTTCCTCGACCGGATGCTGAAGAAGCACGCCGACGCGCTGGAGGGGGTGGTGAAGGCGTACACGCGCAAGGTCGAGAAGCACACGCCGATCCACCCCGAGTACGTGGCGTCCGTGCTCGACGAAGTGGCCTCCGACGACGCCGTGTTCACCGTCGACACCGGCATGTGCAACGTCTGGGCCGCCCGCTACATCTCACCCAACGGCCGCCGCCGTGTCATCGGTTCCTTCTCCCACGGCTCGATGGCGAACGCGCTGCCCATGGCGATCGGCGCCCAGTTCACCGACCGCAAACGGCAGGTCGTGTCGATGTCCGGCGACGGCGGCTTCTCCATGCTGATGGGCGACTTCCTGACGCTGGTGCAGTACGACCTGCCCGTGAAGGTCGTCCTGTTCAACAACTCCTCCCTCGGCATGGTCGAGTTGGAGATGCTGGTAGCCGGTCTCCCGTCGTACGGCACCGCCAACAGGAACCCCGACTTCGCCGCCGTCGCCCGCGCCTGCGGCGCGTACGGCGTGCGCGTCGAGAAGCCCAAGGACCTCCCCGGGGCGCTGAAGGACGCCTTCAAACACAAGGGACCGGCCCTCGTCGACGTCGTCACCGACCCCAACGCGCTGTCCATCCCGCCGAAGATCAAGGCCGAGATGGTGACCGGCTTCGCCCTGTCGGCCTCGAAGATGGTGCTGGACGGCGGGGTCGGCCGGATGCTGCAGATGGCCCGCTCCAACCTGCGCAACGTCCCCCGGTTCTAG
- a CDS encoding helix-turn-helix domain-containing protein — protein MSAQDDVDEVGEFAALLRGLKERTDRSYGSLARRLAMNTSTLHRYCAGDAVPLDFAPVERFAALCGASPEERLELHRRWLLAVAARQRPRAASPADTAEADTDTDTDAATVGTDSDTPAVDTDTDTTTTTVDTDTDTATVDGPAESPAEADRLPRRPWYRRGRVAVGLAAACAVLAVLGSLAALPDGRSASADDRAPSARPAPSGTAGSKAPDRESASPTPSGSSPTAKPSSPSATPKKKPSPSSSARTTPPTDVAGPAVPLTWSADSQAWKLGCGHDYVVARPPGQVAPPPVPQDAGVWAAAHNAVHGGETLVRLSVQGRTDTAVVLEALRVRVVGRSAPAPGNAYAMDQGCGGSITPRSFDVNLDKDRPIARAVAGSDAGTPIPAVRLPYRVSARDPEVLLVNARTQGCDCRWYLELDWSSQGRTGTVRIDDAGRPFRTSGIKGLPRYTYDTSARDWAPDRP, from the coding sequence GTGTCGGCACAGGACGACGTCGACGAGGTCGGGGAGTTCGCGGCGCTGCTGAGAGGGCTGAAGGAGCGCACGGACCGCAGTTACGGTTCACTGGCCCGGCGTCTGGCCATGAACACCTCGACCCTGCACCGCTACTGCGCGGGCGACGCGGTCCCGCTCGACTTCGCGCCCGTGGAGCGCTTCGCCGCCCTGTGCGGGGCGTCCCCGGAGGAACGACTGGAGCTCCACCGCCGCTGGCTCCTGGCGGTGGCGGCGCGGCAGCGGCCCCGCGCGGCGAGCCCTGCCGACACGGCGGAGGCGGACACGGATACGGATACGGACGCCGCCACGGTGGGCACGGATTCGGACACCCCCGCGGTGGACACGGATACCGACACCACCACGACGACGGTGGACACGGATACCGACACCGCCACGGTGGACGGCCCTGCCGAAAGCCCCGCGGAAGCGGACCGGCTCCCCCGCCGCCCCTGGTACCGGCGCGGACGCGTCGCGGTCGGACTGGCAGCCGCCTGCGCGGTGCTCGCGGTGCTCGGGAGCCTCGCCGCACTGCCGGACGGGCGGAGTGCGTCCGCCGACGACCGTGCCCCGTCGGCGCGCCCGGCCCCGTCCGGCACGGCGGGGTCAAAGGCCCCGGACCGCGAGAGCGCCTCCCCCACCCCGAGCGGCAGTTCCCCCACCGCCAAGCCGTCCTCGCCCTCGGCCACTCCGAAGAAGAAGCCCTCCCCGTCCTCCTCGGCCCGCACCACCCCGCCCACCGACGTGGCCGGCCCCGCCGTCCCCCTCACCTGGTCGGCCGACTCCCAGGCCTGGAAGCTCGGCTGCGGTCACGACTACGTCGTCGCCCGGCCGCCCGGACAGGTGGCACCGCCGCCGGTCCCGCAGGACGCCGGCGTCTGGGCCGCCGCGCACAACGCGGTGCACGGCGGCGAGACGCTCGTGCGGCTGTCCGTGCAGGGGCGCACCGACACGGCGGTCGTGCTGGAGGCGCTGCGCGTGCGCGTGGTGGGGCGTTCGGCGCCGGCCCCGGGCAACGCCTATGCCATGGACCAGGGCTGCGGCGGTTCGATCACCCCGCGCTCCTTCGACGTGAACCTGGACAAGGACCGCCCCATCGCCCGCGCGGTGGCCGGGAGCGACGCGGGAACGCCGATCCCGGCGGTGCGCCTGCCCTACCGGGTCTCCGCCCGCGACCCCGAGGTGCTGCTGGTCAACGCCAGGACCCAGGGGTGTGACTGCCGCTGGTACCTGGAGCTGGACTGGTCCTCGCAGGGCCGCACGGGCACGGTCCGGATCGACGATGCCGGCCGCCCGTTCCGGACCAGCGGCATCAAGGGCCTGCCTCGCTACACGTACGACACCTCCGCGCGTGACTGGGCACCCGACAGGCCCTAG
- a CDS encoding ATP-binding protein — MERQARRGGPIAIGGFSAKTVEDRTDDVTAREPAPQLRRRLGRADLRAVPEARRALRELLGQWGKQGQSDVAELLTSELVTNAIVHTDHDAVLTATVGPRGLRVEVRDFVARRPRLRVPVADDGTNGRGLFLVQSLADAWGVRPHGVGKAVWFELEAGAA, encoded by the coding sequence ATGGAGAGGCAGGCACGACGAGGCGGTCCCATAGCGATCGGGGGCTTCTCGGCGAAGACGGTGGAGGACAGGACCGACGACGTCACGGCGCGGGAACCGGCACCGCAGTTGAGGCGCAGACTCGGGCGGGCGGACCTGCGGGCCGTCCCGGAAGCCCGCAGGGCCCTGCGGGAACTGCTGGGGCAGTGGGGGAAGCAGGGGCAGTCGGACGTGGCGGAACTGCTCACCAGCGAGCTCGTCACCAACGCGATCGTCCACACCGACCACGACGCGGTCCTCACGGCCACCGTCGGGCCCCGCGGACTGCGGGTGGAAGTACGGGACTTCGTGGCCCGCAGGCCCCGGCTGCGCGTACCGGTCGCCGACGACGGCACGAACGGCAGGGGCCTGTTCCTCGTGCAGTCCCTCGCGGATGCCTGGGGGGTCCGGCCGCACGGCGTGGGCAAGGCCGTCTGGTTCGAGCTGGAGGCCGGGGCGGCGTGA
- a CDS encoding DUF2637 domain-containing protein, whose translation MRLTDISLNWLLPGAVLLLGMLAAVAVLARGKRSSVKDTSADDSWERSEERRRRKEALYGTLSYLLLFCCAAVAALLSFHGLVGFGEQNLGLSGGWQYLVPFGLDGAAMFCSVLAVREASHGDAALGSRILVWTFAFAAAWFNWVHAPRGAGHAGAPHFFAGMSLSAAVLFDRALKQTRRAALREQGLVPRPLPQIRMVRWVRAPRETYRAWSLMLLEGVRSLDEAVDEVRDDKRKKEETRQRRRDQQRVERAQLKAISRGHRGHFGRGGGRQLEVQVERGSSQVSAEPAISAPEPLPVRSRPSLQPVRKGADPVTVDLTAEDDTMALPRLDSLERKLKDLEQQFG comes from the coding sequence ATGAGACTGACCGACATATCGCTGAACTGGCTGCTTCCGGGCGCCGTGCTTCTCCTGGGCATGCTGGCGGCGGTGGCGGTGCTCGCGCGCGGCAAGCGCTCCTCGGTCAAGGACACGAGCGCGGACGACTCCTGGGAGCGCAGCGAGGAACGCCGCAGACGCAAGGAAGCCCTCTACGGCACCCTCTCTTACCTCCTTCTCTTCTGCTGTGCGGCCGTCGCCGCCCTGCTCTCCTTCCACGGCCTGGTCGGCTTCGGCGAGCAGAACCTCGGACTGTCCGGCGGCTGGCAGTACCTCGTCCCGTTCGGCCTGGACGGCGCGGCGATGTTCTGCTCCGTCCTCGCGGTGCGCGAGGCCAGCCACGGTGACGCCGCACTCGGCTCCCGGATACTGGTCTGGACGTTCGCCTTCGCCGCGGCCTGGTTCAACTGGGTGCACGCGCCCCGGGGCGCCGGCCACGCGGGTGCCCCCCACTTCTTCGCCGGCATGTCCCTGTCGGCGGCGGTCCTCTTCGACCGCGCTTTGAAGCAGACCCGCCGGGCCGCCCTGCGGGAACAGGGCCTGGTGCCCCGCCCGCTGCCGCAGATCCGTATGGTGCGCTGGGTGCGGGCCCCCCGGGAGACCTACCGCGCCTGGTCGCTGATGCTCCTCGAGGGTGTGCGCAGCCTGGACGAGGCGGTCGACGAGGTGCGCGACGACAAGCGCAAGAAGGAAGAGACCCGGCAGCGGCGGCGCGACCAGCAGCGCGTGGAGCGGGCCCAGCTGAAGGCCATCAGCCGCGGTCACCGCGGCCATTTCGGCCGAGGCGGCGGACGGCAGCTCGAGGTGCAGGTGGAGCGCGGCTCCTCGCAGGTCTCCGCGGAGCCTGCCATATCCGCGCCGGAGCCCCTGCCCGTGCGCTCGCGTCCCTCCCTTCAGCCGGTACGCAAAGGAGCTGACCCGGTGACCGTCGACCTCACCGCGGAGGACGACACCATGGCGCTGCCGCGTCTGGACTCCCTGGAGCGCAAGCTCAAGGACCTGGAGCAGCAGTTCGGTTAG
- a CDS encoding (2Fe-2S)-binding protein: MPAPLSAVSGAYARLAEVLPGLAVTELDAGDETPHGGGWTAVADLAAAGPALDRYLAWDVDQIQRDYDRQARPDVVATFGLHRYAWPACLLITVPWFLHRRVPRYPVTHVAYDRTAPGHALGHLAVRPAGFACLPGDEAAALPGARVVRDEEALRAEVRSAVAEHLEPVLAGFGPRMRRRGRALWGMATDEIVEGLWYIGQSLGEIEERRAMRELELLLPGATKPYVGTAAFRELTGPGGEPLLTRDRASCCMFYTLRPEDTCATCPRTCDTDRVTKLLATAS, from the coding sequence ATGCCTGCGCCCCTTTCGGCCGTCTCCGGCGCCTACGCCCGCCTGGCCGAGGTCCTCCCGGGGCTGGCCGTCACCGAACTGGACGCCGGCGACGAGACCCCGCACGGCGGCGGCTGGACCGCGGTCGCCGACCTCGCGGCCGCAGGGCCCGCCCTCGACCGCTACCTGGCGTGGGACGTGGACCAGATCCAGCGGGACTACGACCGTCAGGCCCGCCCCGACGTCGTCGCCACCTTCGGTCTGCACCGCTACGCCTGGCCCGCCTGCCTGCTGATCACCGTGCCGTGGTTCCTGCACCGCCGGGTCCCCCGCTACCCCGTGACACACGTCGCGTACGACCGCACCGCCCCGGGCCACGCCCTCGGACACCTGGCCGTCCGCCCCGCCGGCTTCGCCTGCCTGCCCGGCGACGAGGCGGCCGCGCTGCCCGGCGCCCGGGTCGTCCGCGACGAGGAGGCGCTGCGGGCGGAGGTGCGGTCGGCGGTCGCCGAGCACCTGGAGCCGGTCCTGGCCGGTTTCGGCCCCCGGATGCGGCGCCGCGGACGCGCCCTGTGGGGTATGGCGACCGACGAGATCGTCGAAGGACTCTGGTACATCGGCCAGTCGCTCGGCGAGATCGAGGAGCGGCGCGCGATGCGCGAGCTGGAGCTGCTCCTGCCGGGCGCGACCAAGCCGTACGTCGGCACGGCGGCGTTCCGCGAGCTGACCGGCCCCGGCGGCGAGCCACTGCTCACCCGCGACCGCGCGAGCTGCTGCATGTTCTACACGCTGCGCCCGGAGGACACCTGCGCCACCTGCCCGCGCACCTGCGACACCGACCGCGTCACCAAGCTGCTGGCCACGGCCAGTTGA